The proteins below come from a single Kitasatospora sp. NBC_00315 genomic window:
- a CDS encoding nuclear transport factor 2 family protein, which yields MVRRQYLASAHGDLAALRATLADDVEWTEMAGFPLAGTYRTPTGVTAAVMERLAADWDDWTAHDDTYVVDGENVVVLARYTARNRATGKPLAVRVAHHFVVRGGRIVRFEQFADTALVREAMTG from the coding sequence GTGGTCCGGCGCCAGTACCTGGCCTCGGCCCACGGCGACCTCGCCGCCCTGCGGGCGACCCTCGCCGACGACGTCGAGTGGACCGAGATGGCCGGCTTCCCGCTCGCCGGGACGTACCGCACTCCCACCGGCGTCACCGCAGCGGTCATGGAGCGGCTGGCCGCCGACTGGGACGACTGGACCGCCCACGACGACACCTACGTGGTGGACGGCGAGAACGTCGTCGTGCTCGCCCGTTACACCGCGCGCAACCGGGCCACCGGCAAACCGCTCGCCGTCCGCGTCGCCCACCACTTCGTCGTCCGCGGCGGCCGGATCGTCCGGTTCGAGCAGTTCGCCGACACCGCGCTGGTACGCGAGGCGATGACCGGGTAG
- a CDS encoding NAD(P)/FAD-dependent oxidoreductase encodes MTVSTGRDRAFVIVGASLAGAKAAEALREAGHDGPVVLVGEERERPYERPPLSKGYLLGTSEREKIFVHPPQWYAEHDVTLRLGTAVTAVDPAAHTVSLADGERLGYAKLLLTTGSSPRRLPVPGAELAGVHYLRRVEDCERLKAVLRPAARIVVIGAGWIGLETAAAARAAGAEVTVLESAELPLLRVLGREVAEVFAGLHRDHGVDLRFGVQVEALTGGADGVAGVRLADGSTVAADAVVVGIGITPNTALAEAAGLTVDNGVRTDERLRTSDPDVHAAGDVANAFHPLLDKHIRVEHWANAFNQPQTAARAMLGQDVVYDRIPYFFSDQYDLGMEYTGHVEPDGYDRVVFRGDVAGREFIAFWLSGGRVLAGMNVNVWDVTDPIRELVRSGRPVDPAALADPATDLADLADLPDKR; translated from the coding sequence CTGACCGTGAGCACAGGCAGGGACCGGGCGTTCGTGATCGTGGGGGCGAGCCTGGCCGGGGCGAAGGCCGCCGAGGCGCTGCGGGAGGCGGGCCACGACGGCCCGGTCGTCCTGGTCGGCGAGGAGCGGGAGCGCCCCTACGAGCGGCCGCCGCTCAGCAAGGGCTATCTGCTGGGCACCAGCGAGCGGGAGAAGATCTTCGTCCACCCTCCGCAGTGGTACGCCGAGCACGACGTCACGCTGCGGCTCGGCACCGCCGTCACCGCGGTCGACCCGGCGGCGCACACCGTGAGCCTCGCCGACGGCGAGCGGCTCGGCTACGCCAAGCTGCTCCTCACCACCGGCTCGTCGCCGCGTCGGCTGCCCGTTCCCGGCGCCGAACTCGCCGGAGTGCACTACCTGCGCCGGGTCGAGGACTGCGAACGGCTGAAGGCGGTGCTCCGCCCGGCTGCCAGGATCGTGGTGATCGGCGCCGGATGGATCGGCCTGGAGACGGCCGCCGCGGCCCGCGCGGCCGGTGCCGAGGTGACCGTCCTGGAGTCCGCCGAGCTGCCGCTGCTGCGGGTGCTGGGCCGCGAGGTCGCCGAGGTCTTCGCCGGGCTGCACCGCGACCACGGCGTCGACCTGCGCTTCGGCGTCCAGGTCGAGGCCCTCACCGGGGGTGCGGACGGCGTGGCGGGTGTCCGGCTGGCCGACGGCAGCACGGTCGCGGCCGATGCGGTCGTCGTCGGGATCGGCATCACCCCCAACACCGCCCTGGCCGAGGCGGCGGGCCTCACCGTCGACAACGGCGTACGGACGGACGAACGGCTGCGCACCTCCGACCCGGACGTCCACGCCGCCGGCGACGTCGCCAACGCCTTCCACCCGCTGCTCGACAAGCACATCCGGGTCGAGCACTGGGCGAACGCGTTCAATCAGCCCCAGACCGCCGCCCGGGCGATGCTCGGCCAGGACGTGGTGTACGACCGGATCCCCTACTTCTTCTCCGACCAGTACGACCTCGGCATGGAGTACACCGGCCATGTCGAACCCGACGGCTACGACCGGGTGGTGTTCCGAGGCGACGTCGCCGGCCGCGAGTTCATCGCCTTCTGGCTCTCCGGCGGCCGGGTGCTGGCCGGGATGAACGTCAACGTCTGGGACGTCACCGACCCGATCCGCGAACTGGTCCGCTCCGGCCGACCGGTCGACCCGGCCGCCCTCGCCGACCCGGCCACCGACCTCGCCGACCTCGCCGACCTGCCCGACAAGCGCTGA
- a CDS encoding dienelactone hydrolase family protein, translating to MQFTSEQHLDDGVVEREFTLGEIPGTLWTPGSAPAPLILMAHNNGLPKREPRLVARARHYAANGYAVAAIDAPGCGDRPRSAADEQARADLRRAMQAGEPVDEIFESFIGPLVERAVPDWRTTLDALLSLPEIGGPVGYSGWTAVGIRLAAVEPRIAAAGLFAGGYVPRAQREEARQITVPLLFLLQWDDEGNPRQRALDLFDAFGSKEKTLHANLGGHVGTPWFEVEDGGRFYDRHLK from the coding sequence ATGCAGTTCACTTCCGAACAGCATCTCGACGACGGCGTCGTCGAACGCGAATTCACCCTCGGCGAGATCCCCGGCACCCTCTGGACGCCCGGATCCGCACCGGCTCCGCTGATTCTGATGGCCCACAACAACGGCCTGCCCAAGCGGGAACCCCGACTCGTGGCCCGGGCCCGGCACTACGCGGCGAACGGCTACGCGGTGGCCGCCATCGACGCCCCCGGGTGCGGTGACCGGCCCCGGTCCGCCGCCGACGAGCAGGCCCGCGCCGACCTCCGCCGGGCGATGCAGGCCGGCGAGCCGGTCGACGAGATCTTCGAGTCCTTCATCGGCCCGCTGGTCGAAAGGGCGGTCCCGGACTGGCGGACCACCCTGGACGCCCTCCTGTCACTGCCCGAGATCGGCGGACCGGTCGGGTACTCGGGGTGGACCGCGGTCGGCATCCGGCTGGCGGCGGTCGAGCCGCGCATCGCGGCCGCCGGTCTCTTCGCCGGGGGTTACGTGCCCCGCGCCCAGCGCGAGGAGGCCCGGCAGATCACCGTCCCGCTGCTGTTCCTGCTGCAGTGGGACGACGAAGGGAACCCCCGGCAGCGGGCCCTGGACCTGTTCGACGCCTTCGGCAGCAAGGAGAAGACCCTGCACGCCAATCTCGGGGGGCACGTCGGCACCCCGTGGTTCGAGGTGGAGGACGGGGGCCGGTTCTACGACCGGCACCTGAAGTGA
- a CDS encoding aldo/keto reductase → MRYIKLRDLEVSRIGLGAMGMSSAYTGAGTDDAESIRTVHRALDLGVTLIDTAEIYGPYTNEELLGRALKGRRDRVVLATKFGMVSHAGDGPGNLDSSPANIRAAVEGSLKRLGTDHIDLYYQHRVDPDTPIEETVGALAELVAQGKVRAIGLSEAGPDTIRRAHAVHPVTALQSEYSLWTRGLEQQVIAVLRELNIGLVPFSPLGRGLLTGQIRSTDDLADDDFRRTNPRFTGENFRRNLALADQVQALAAEVGATPAQVALAWVLAQGDFIAPIPGTKRVERVEENTAADALQLTDEQIARLSSMPQAAGDTHNEAQMQMMER, encoded by the coding sequence ATGAGGTACATCAAGCTGCGTGACCTGGAGGTTTCCCGGATCGGGCTGGGCGCGATGGGCATGTCCAGCGCCTACACCGGTGCAGGCACCGACGACGCGGAGTCGATCCGTACCGTGCACCGGGCCTTGGACCTGGGGGTCACGCTGATCGACACCGCCGAGATCTACGGCCCCTACACCAACGAGGAACTCCTGGGCCGTGCCCTGAAGGGACGCCGCGACCGGGTCGTGCTGGCGACGAAGTTCGGCATGGTCTCCCACGCCGGCGACGGTCCGGGGAACCTGGACAGCAGCCCCGCCAACATCCGCGCCGCCGTCGAGGGCTCCCTCAAGCGGCTGGGAACCGACCACATCGACCTGTACTACCAGCACCGCGTCGACCCGGACACCCCCATCGAGGAGACCGTCGGCGCGCTGGCCGAGCTGGTCGCCCAGGGCAAGGTACGGGCGATCGGCCTGTCCGAGGCCGGCCCCGACACGATCCGCCGCGCGCACGCCGTCCATCCCGTCACGGCCCTCCAGTCCGAGTACTCCCTGTGGACCCGTGGCCTGGAACAGCAGGTGATCGCGGTGCTGCGGGAGCTGAACATCGGCCTGGTGCCCTTCTCCCCTCTCGGGCGTGGCCTGCTGACCGGGCAGATCCGCTCCACCGACGATCTCGCGGACGACGACTTCCGGCGCACCAACCCGCGCTTCACCGGCGAGAACTTCCGGCGCAACCTCGCGCTGGCCGACCAGGTCCAGGCCCTGGCCGCCGAGGTCGGCGCCACCCCGGCCCAGGTCGCCCTGGCCTGGGTCCTGGCCCAGGGCGACTTCATCGCCCCCATTCCCGGAACCAAGCGCGTCGAACGCGTGGAGGAGAACACCGCCGCCGACGCACTCCAGCTGACCGACGAGCAGATCGCCCGGCTCAGCAGCATGCCCCAGGCCGCCGGCGACACCCACAACGAAGCCCAGATGCAGATGATGGAACGCTGA
- a CDS encoding nuclear transport factor 2 family protein → MTGEHTRNPRPIAASAAEPRADGRAPGDALAVLQKFYSAEAAYIAAGGPGRARFDGLAECLDPEVVMYQAPGLPYGGTWRGPSGIEEFMAAMSVAWQSLEFLEQRFVVDGDSVVVLNRGRLRARASGRVLDTSVMQLITVKDGLITEFRPFYWDTAAVAEALRPRGEPGGRR, encoded by the coding sequence GTGACCGGAGAACACACGAGGAACCCAAGGCCGATCGCGGCATCGGCGGCCGAGCCGCGCGCAGATGGCCGGGCGCCGGGCGACGCCTTGGCGGTGCTGCAGAAGTTCTACTCGGCCGAAGCGGCCTACATCGCGGCCGGAGGTCCTGGCAGGGCCCGCTTCGACGGGCTCGCCGAGTGCCTCGATCCCGAGGTGGTGATGTACCAGGCTCCGGGGTTGCCCTACGGGGGCACGTGGCGCGGGCCGAGCGGCATCGAGGAGTTCATGGCCGCCATGAGCGTGGCGTGGCAGTCGTTGGAGTTCCTGGAACAGCGGTTCGTGGTCGACGGGGACTCTGTCGTGGTGCTGAACCGGGGTCGTCTGCGGGCCCGCGCCAGCGGTCGGGTCCTGGACACCTCGGTGATGCAACTGATCACCGTCAAAGACGGGCTCATCACCGAGTTTCGCCCGTTCTACTGGGACACCGCGGCTGTCGCCGAAGCCCTGCGTCCGCGCGGGGAGCCGGGCGGCCGGCGGTGA
- a CDS encoding alpha/beta fold hydrolase — MTEISHRVVETAGGLRMHVAEAGEGPLVLLLHGFPESWYSWRHQLTALAEAGFHAVAPDQRGYGRTGGPDEVDRYSILHLVGDAVGLIRALGAEQAVLVGHDWGAPVAWNTALVRPDVVRAVVGLSVPPSPRGRLRPTEAMRRLFGESYYMLHFQQQGPPEAELARDPAATFRRLLAGAPLTGPDGLPLVPDGGGFLDVFREPAELPDWVTEADIAFLAGEFETGGFRRPLHWYRNLDRNWELTAAWDGARILRPALYVVGDKDLVVSNARAREALATLTDHVPRLRGIQWLEGAGHWIQQERPKEVSEALIAFLHSL; from the coding sequence GTGACGGAGATCTCTCACCGTGTCGTGGAGACGGCCGGTGGCCTGCGGATGCACGTCGCCGAGGCCGGCGAAGGACCGCTGGTGCTGCTGCTGCACGGCTTTCCGGAGAGTTGGTACTCCTGGCGCCACCAGCTCACGGCGCTCGCCGAGGCCGGCTTCCACGCGGTCGCCCCGGATCAGCGCGGCTACGGGCGCACCGGTGGCCCGGACGAGGTGGATCGCTACAGCATCCTGCACCTGGTCGGCGACGCGGTCGGCCTGATCCGCGCGCTCGGCGCGGAGCAGGCCGTGCTGGTGGGGCACGACTGGGGCGCGCCGGTCGCCTGGAACACCGCGCTCGTGCGCCCCGACGTGGTGCGCGCCGTGGTCGGGCTCTCCGTCCCGCCGTCCCCCCGGGGCAGGCTGCGACCGACCGAGGCGATGCGCAGGCTCTTCGGTGAGTCGTACTACATGCTGCACTTCCAGCAGCAGGGCCCGCCGGAGGCGGAGCTCGCCCGGGACCCGGCCGCCACCTTCCGCCGGCTGCTCGCCGGAGCGCCGCTCACCGGCCCCGACGGCCTGCCGCTGGTGCCCGACGGCGGAGGGTTCCTGGACGTCTTCCGGGAGCCGGCCGAGCTGCCCGACTGGGTGACGGAAGCCGACATCGCCTTCCTCGCCGGGGAGTTCGAAACGGGCGGGTTCCGCCGCCCGTTGCACTGGTACCGGAACCTCGACCGCAACTGGGAGCTGACGGCGGCCTGGGACGGCGCGAGGATCCTCCGGCCCGCCCTGTACGTCGTCGGCGACAAGGATCTCGTCGTCTCCAACGCCCGGGCCAGGGAGGCACTGGCGACCCTGACCGACCACGTGCCCCGGCTGCGCGGGATCCAGTGGCTGGAGGGCGCCGGCCACTGGATCCAGCAGGAGCGACCCAAGGAGGTGTCGGAGGCGCTGATCGCTTTCCTGCACAGCCTCTGA
- a CDS encoding hydrolase yields the protein MALTTIDERTALVLIDLQAGITAAPTTPLSGPEVVARAVELAAAFRDHDAPVVLVRVTAAADGADAVPGRNEQPRPTGGRPQGWDVIVDELAGHPSDIQVTKRNWGAFHGTDLDLQLRRRGVTQIVLAGIATSIGVESTARAAHEHGYHVTLATDAMSDLNADAHRNSIERIFPRLGESGSTAEIIELLEKTRA from the coding sequence ATGGCCCTGACCACGATCGACGAGCGCACAGCCCTGGTCCTGATCGACCTCCAGGCCGGTATCACCGCCGCTCCCACCACCCCGCTCTCCGGCCCCGAGGTGGTCGCCCGCGCCGTCGAACTCGCCGCCGCCTTCCGCGACCACGATGCCCCGGTCGTCCTCGTCCGGGTCACCGCCGCCGCGGACGGCGCGGACGCCGTGCCGGGCCGCAACGAGCAGCCCCGCCCGACCGGGGGCCGGCCGCAGGGCTGGGACGTCATCGTGGACGAGCTGGCCGGCCACCCGTCGGACATCCAGGTGACCAAGCGGAACTGGGGCGCCTTCCACGGCACCGACCTCGACCTCCAGCTCCGCCGCCGTGGCGTCACCCAGATCGTGCTGGCCGGCATCGCCACCAGCATCGGCGTCGAATCCACCGCCCGGGCCGCCCACGAGCACGGCTACCACGTCACCCTGGCGACCGACGCGATGTCCGACCTGAACGCGGACGCCCACCGCAACAGCATCGAGCGGATCTTCCCCCGCCTCGGCGAGAGCGGCAGCACCGCCGAGATCATCGAACTGCTGGAGAAGACCCGCGCCTGA
- a CDS encoding copper resistance D family protein translates to MTFVHLAASAGYTTPQLYRILTKSGYFFGLSGAVGATVTYAAVIRPALRAQGTEAGDTEVLRRRTAGYLAWAGLVLLVAGYFQLAARLARAGKGMPFGEALAPGRIWDFLRAPAAKGAWVAQGTIYLVQNVVLVLASAALVALFAPRVRRHLNTVALTALPLALAVTLVAAIPATAPKDGDHVLDPLLDQVHIVSGTVWIGGLALLAVLATARGRMSENAGVLWADLWRRFSLVALICVGAVLTSGLWMSWRHVGSIGQLWTTGYGFALLVKIGLVLGMVVAGGFNQFWLMPRIARARRDDSTASLLHLTLWHFPQVVWGEVALGVAVLAVVPFLSGSARSQAGSAPAVSSGSIFAAGAALVVILAASLYITARVSDALARRPVPVPAAAAAAL, encoded by the coding sequence ATGACTTTCGTTCACCTGGCCGCCTCGGCGGGTTACACCACGCCTCAGCTCTATCGAATCCTGACCAAATCGGGCTATTTCTTTGGCCTTTCCGGAGCCGTTGGTGCCACCGTCACGTATGCGGCGGTCATTCGCCCCGCCCTGCGCGCCCAGGGGACCGAGGCCGGTGACACCGAGGTCCTGCGAAGGAGAACGGCCGGTTACCTGGCCTGGGCCGGCCTGGTCCTGCTCGTGGCCGGCTACTTCCAGCTCGCCGCCCGGCTGGCCCGGGCCGGCAAGGGCATGCCGTTCGGCGAGGCGCTCGCGCCGGGACGGATCTGGGACTTCCTGCGCGCACCGGCCGCGAAGGGGGCCTGGGTCGCCCAGGGCACGATCTACCTGGTGCAGAACGTCGTCCTCGTTCTCGCGTCCGCCGCGCTGGTCGCACTCTTCGCCCCCCGGGTGCGACGGCACCTGAACACCGTCGCGCTCACCGCGCTGCCCCTGGCGCTCGCGGTGACGCTCGTCGCGGCGATACCGGCCACCGCGCCGAAGGACGGCGACCACGTCCTCGATCCGCTGCTGGACCAGGTGCACATCGTCAGTGGCACGGTGTGGATCGGCGGTCTGGCGCTGCTCGCCGTCCTCGCCACCGCCCGCGGGCGGATGAGCGAGAACGCGGGCGTCCTGTGGGCCGATCTCTGGCGCCGGTTCAGCCTGGTCGCCCTGATCTGCGTCGGAGCCGTGCTCACTTCGGGGCTCTGGATGAGCTGGCGGCACGTCGGCTCGATCGGCCAGTTGTGGACGACGGGTTACGGATTCGCCCTGCTCGTCAAGATCGGGCTGGTCCTGGGCATGGTCGTGGCCGGTGGCTTCAACCAGTTCTGGCTGATGCCGCGTATCGCGAGGGCCCGTCGCGACGATTCCACCGCCTCGCTGCTGCACCTGACGCTGTGGCACTTCCCCCAGGTCGTCTGGGGCGAGGTCGCCCTGGGGGTGGCCGTGCTGGCCGTCGTGCCGTTCCTCAGCGGCTCCGCCCGCTCGCAGGCCGGCAGTGCGCCCGCCGTTTCGAGCGGCAGCATCTTCGCCGCCGGCGCCGCCCTGGTGGTCATCCTCGCGGCTTCGCTCTACATCACGGCCAGGGTCTCCGACGCTCTCGCGCGGCGCCCGGTCCCGGTTCCGGCTGCTGCCGCTGCCGCGCTCTGA
- a CDS encoding TIGR03086 family metal-binding protein — protein MSDSTDPVGQLARALRQASAVIGEVRPDQAGLPTPCRSWDVTDLISHLLDDIKQFTLRAAGGIPDRNTAAERVTDHWQRAFDAGAEDLLAAWRRAGDLTGVLDVPGMGELPARFPVDQQAAEFAVHAWDLATATGRSTDLDEQVGRAALAWAQGALRPQFRGEESEGHAFGPELPIAPDAPTYDRLAAFFGRHRAADT, from the coding sequence GTGTCCGACAGCACCGACCCGGTCGGGCAGCTCGCCCGCGCTCTTCGCCAGGCCAGTGCCGTCATCGGCGAGGTCAGGCCCGATCAGGCCGGTCTGCCCACCCCGTGCCGCTCCTGGGACGTGACCGACCTGATCAGTCATCTGCTCGACGACATCAAGCAGTTCACGCTCCGTGCGGCCGGCGGCATTCCGGATCGGAACACCGCCGCCGAGCGCGTCACCGACCACTGGCAGCGGGCCTTCGACGCGGGCGCCGAGGACCTGCTCGCCGCCTGGCGCCGGGCCGGTGACCTCACGGGCGTCCTGGACGTACCCGGCATGGGCGAGCTCCCGGCCCGGTTCCCGGTGGACCAGCAGGCCGCCGAGTTCGCCGTGCACGCCTGGGACCTGGCCACCGCCACAGGCCGCTCCACCGATCTGGACGAGCAGGTCGGACGCGCCGCGCTCGCCTGGGCCCAGGGCGCGCTGCGCCCGCAGTTCCGGGGGGAGGAGAGCGAGGGTCACGCCTTCGGCCCCGAGCTTCCGATCGCACCGGACGCCCCGACGTACGACCGCCTCGCCGCATTCTTCGGCCGCCACCGGGCCGCCGACACCTGA
- a CDS encoding FMN-binding glutamate synthase family protein, with protein sequence MLRIVWVALLACAAAVAVTTAVLRSPWWWAAAGPLLAVLLLAGRDLLQRRHSVLRNYPVLGHLRFLLEGVRPELQQYFVERNFDGRPFDRDTRSIVYERAKGTEAEEPFGTELDLYATGGEFLVPSMAPCPVPETPPRVRIGGPHCTQPYDMALLNVSAMSFGSLSANAVLALNTGAALGGFAHDTGEGGLSEYHLRPGGDLVWEIGTGYFGCRTEDGGFDEGRFAEKAANPQVKCVSLKLSQGAKPGVGGVLPGAKVNAEIARVRGVPQGETVTSPPYHRVFSTPRELVRFVGRMRELSGGKPTGFKLCVGSRRQFLAVCKAMLEEDLTPDFIIVDGAEGGTGAAPLEFADHVGLPLTDGLMIVQDALVGTGLRDRIKIGASGKVATGSDLVKRLALGADYTNAARAMMFAVGCIQAQRCHTNTCPVGVATQDRHRARALDVGDKSQRVRRFQEATVKSALQIMAAMGVQDPAQLRPHMLRLRVDTHTISSYADIRPWLAPRELVEGAPPSWAEDWQAADPDTFTV encoded by the coding sequence GTGCTGAGAATCGTGTGGGTTGCCCTCCTGGCGTGCGCCGCCGCCGTCGCCGTCACAACCGCTGTGCTCCGGTCGCCGTGGTGGTGGGCCGCGGCCGGGCCGCTGCTGGCCGTACTCCTGCTGGCGGGCCGGGATCTGCTCCAACGCCGGCACTCCGTCCTGCGCAACTACCCCGTCCTGGGTCATCTGCGGTTCCTGCTGGAGGGCGTGCGACCCGAACTCCAGCAGTACTTCGTAGAGCGCAACTTCGACGGACGCCCCTTCGACCGTGACACCCGCTCCATCGTCTACGAGCGTGCCAAGGGCACCGAGGCCGAGGAGCCGTTCGGCACCGAACTCGACCTCTACGCGACCGGCGGCGAGTTCCTGGTGCCGTCGATGGCCCCGTGCCCCGTCCCCGAGACTCCGCCGCGGGTGCGGATCGGCGGGCCGCACTGCACCCAGCCGTACGACATGGCGCTGCTCAACGTCTCCGCGATGAGCTTCGGCTCGCTCTCCGCCAACGCCGTACTCGCCCTCAACACCGGCGCCGCGCTCGGCGGGTTCGCCCACGACACCGGCGAGGGCGGCCTGTCCGAGTACCACCTGCGCCCCGGCGGTGACCTGGTGTGGGAGATCGGCACCGGCTACTTCGGCTGCCGCACCGAGGACGGCGGCTTCGACGAGGGCCGGTTCGCCGAGAAGGCGGCCAACCCGCAGGTCAAGTGCGTGTCGCTGAAGCTCAGCCAGGGGGCCAAGCCCGGGGTCGGGGGTGTCCTGCCCGGGGCCAAGGTCAACGCCGAGATCGCGCGGGTCCGCGGCGTCCCGCAGGGCGAGACCGTCACCTCCCCGCCCTACCACCGGGTCTTCTCCACCCCGCGCGAGCTGGTCCGGTTCGTCGGGCGGATGCGCGAGTTGTCCGGCGGCAAGCCCACCGGCTTCAAGCTGTGCGTCGGTTCGCGCCGGCAGTTCCTCGCCGTCTGCAAGGCCATGCTGGAGGAGGATCTCACTCCGGACTTCATCATCGTCGACGGCGCCGAGGGCGGCACCGGCGCGGCGCCGCTGGAGTTCGCCGACCACGTCGGCCTGCCGCTGACCGACGGCCTGATGATCGTCCAGGACGCCCTGGTAGGCACCGGTCTGCGCGATCGGATCAAGATCGGCGCCAGCGGCAAGGTCGCCACCGGCAGCGACCTCGTCAAACGGCTCGCGCTGGGCGCCGACTACACCAACGCGGCCCGGGCCATGATGTTCGCCGTCGGCTGCATCCAGGCCCAGCGCTGCCACACCAACACCTGCCCGGTGGGTGTGGCCACCCAGGACCGGCACCGCGCCCGCGCCCTGGACGTGGGCGACAAGTCGCAGCGCGTCCGGCGCTTCCAGGAGGCGACGGTCAAGAGCGCCCTGCAGATCATGGCCGCCATGGGCGTGCAGGATCCGGCCCAGCTGCGTCCGCACATGCTGCGGCTGCGGGTGGACACCCACACCATCAGCTCCTACGCCGACATCCGCCCCTGGCTGGCCCCCCGGGAGCTCGTCGAGGGCGCGCCGCCGTCGTGGGCCGAGGACTGGCAGGCCGCCGACCCCGACACCTTCACCGTCTGA
- a CDS encoding thiamine pyrophosphate-dependent enzyme, with protein MARTVARVLIDALQELGVHHVFGVVGDALNPLTDAIRSTEGVEWVGCRHEEAAAFAAGAQSQLSGTLGVCMGTVGPGAVHLLNGLYDAAKSRTPVLAITGQVPLAEIGSDYFQEVDNDLLFRDVAVYRATVTSPDQMPRMLEAAVRAAISESGVAVLTVPGDLGDREVGDDRPARFPHTRPVTRPDEPGVREAAEIINAASKVTLLVGRGAREARREVLALAERIAAPMVLTLKAKEGFEGDNPYQVGQTGLIGNPAAAHALDGCDVLVMLGTDFPYRDWYPTDCKVVQIDVQERNLGRRIPLDAGLAGDVGATLRALLPHLGATTDRSHLDAAREDFTRWQTGQQRLADPAHDRHLTGRLRSALDNREHDIRPEALAATVDALASEDAIFTSDTGMATVWLSRFVTMHGRRRLLGSYNLGSMANAMPQALGAQLWAPDRQVVAFCGDGGLSMLLGDLMTIRTHQLPVKLVVFDNRRLGMVKLEQEQAGLAEFGTELDNPDFAAVATALGLTGIRVTDPASLHDSVRRAFDTPGPVLLDVLTNPQELAVPGKPTAQQGWGFAIAKLKETLRSNEN; from the coding sequence ATGGCTCGTACCGTTGCCCGTGTGCTCATCGACGCCCTGCAGGAACTGGGCGTGCACCACGTGTTCGGCGTCGTCGGCGACGCGCTGAACCCGCTGACCGACGCCATCCGCAGCACCGAGGGCGTGGAGTGGGTAGGCTGCCGCCACGAGGAGGCCGCCGCGTTCGCCGCGGGCGCCCAGTCCCAGCTGTCCGGCACCCTGGGCGTCTGCATGGGCACCGTCGGGCCCGGCGCCGTGCACCTGCTCAACGGTCTCTACGACGCCGCGAAGAGCCGGACGCCGGTGCTGGCCATCACCGGACAGGTGCCGCTCGCCGAGATCGGCAGCGACTACTTCCAGGAGGTCGACAACGACCTGCTCTTTCGCGACGTCGCCGTCTACCGCGCCACCGTCACCTCCCCCGACCAGATGCCACGGATGCTGGAGGCCGCCGTCCGCGCCGCGATCAGCGAGAGCGGCGTCGCCGTCCTCACCGTGCCCGGCGACCTCGGCGACCGGGAGGTCGGCGACGACCGCCCCGCCCGGTTCCCGCACACCCGCCCGGTCACCCGGCCCGACGAACCCGGTGTCCGCGAGGCCGCCGAGATCATCAACGCCGCCTCGAAGGTCACCCTGCTGGTCGGACGCGGCGCGCGCGAGGCTCGCCGGGAGGTCCTGGCCCTGGCGGAGCGGATCGCCGCACCGATGGTCCTCACCCTGAAGGCCAAGGAGGGCTTCGAGGGCGACAACCCCTACCAGGTCGGACAGACCGGCCTGATCGGCAATCCCGCCGCCGCCCATGCCCTCGACGGCTGCGACGTACTGGTCATGCTCGGTACCGACTTCCCGTACCGCGACTGGTATCCCACCGACTGCAAAGTCGTCCAGATCGACGTCCAGGAACGCAACCTCGGACGCCGGATCCCGCTGGACGCCGGCCTGGCGGGCGATGTCGGAGCAACGCTGCGCGCTCTGCTGCCCCATCTGGGGGCCACCACCGACCGCTCCCATCTGGACGCCGCACGCGAGGACTTCACCCGCTGGCAGACCGGCCAGCAACGACTCGCCGACCCGGCCCACGACCGGCACCTCACCGGCCGGCTGCGCAGCGCCCTCGACAACCGGGAGCACGACATCCGCCCCGAAGCCCTCGCCGCCACCGTGGACGCTCTCGCGAGCGAGGACGCGATCTTCACCTCCGACACCGGTATGGCGACCGTCTGGCTCTCCCGCTTCGTCACCATGCACGGCCGTCGGCGCCTGTTGGGCTCATACAACCTCGGCTCCATGGCCAACGCGATGCCCCAGGCCCTCGGCGCCCAGCTGTGGGCACCCGACCGGCAGGTGGTGGCCTTCTGCGGCGACGGGGGCCTGAGCATGCTGCTCGGCGACCTCATGACGATCAGGACCCATCAACTGCCGGTCAAGCTCGTGGTCTTCGACAACCGCCGCCTGGGCATGGTCAAACTCGAGCAGGAACAGGCGGGCCTCGCCGAGTTCGGCACCGAGCTCGACAACCCCGACTTCGCGGCCGTCGCCACCGCCCTGGGCCTCACCGGTATCCGCGTCACCGACCCCGCCTCCCTGCACGACAGCGTCCGTCGCGCCTTCGACACCCCCGGCCCCGTCCTGCTGGACGTCCTGACCAACCCCCAGGAACTGGCCGTGCCCGGCAAACCCACCGCACAGCAGGGCTGGGGCTTCGCCATCGCCAAACTCAAGGAGACCCTCCGGAGCAACGAGAACTGA